From the genome of Brassica oleracea var. oleracea cultivar TO1000 chromosome C4, BOL, whole genome shotgun sequence:
GAAATAAGCTGCGCTCCTGGTGGAAGACTTGGATACGCTGCAAAAATCTTCCGAATATTAAAGGCCACCGTTTCATCCAACTCCTCAACCGAATCGCTAACCATTCTCGCCGCATTTAAGAACCCTTCTTCACCCATAAACGTCTCCGCCGTTAACTTCATATTAAACGACGCCGAAAGGCAGTTCCCGAAATAATTCGAAGGGATCGGCGGATCAAGAAGGCTTCGACAGTCCACCGAGAACACGTACCCGACTGGTCTCTTCGGATCTCCGCCACGAGCTCTGACTAAACAAGTAAACGCGTACGAGAACGTAACCACAAACGTCGACAAGCGAAGCTCTTTAGGTGACGAGGACGCAGACGATTCTCTCTTGAGTCGCTCTCGAAGCGTTTGGATATCTTCACGAGTGAGATCGAGTGTGAATCGGACGACGTCGGGACTAGGCTCCGGCGTCGGAAGAATCTTTAAGCTCTTCACGTTGCCGTCCGAGATGATTTCGAGTTTAGACTTCCAGTGATTCATTACCTCCGTTTCGATATCGTTCGGATCTTTTATGACCGTACGATCGTAAATCGGGGTTAGATCCTGCGGTAAGGGAGCGTTTACCGTTTGGTCTTGTTGGAGTTTGCATGTGTAGGCCCATGATTTGAGGAACATGGTTGTCGTTTTGCCATCTAAAACGGCATGGTGTGCAGCTACGCCGACGCAAAATCCTTGGTTTGGAAAAAGCGTGACTTGAAACGACACAGCAGAGGCTGATTCGTCGGTGGTTCGTAACTCGGGCACCAATGGGTACAACTCGGTTGTGGGGAACGGTTTGTTTCCGGTTAACAGTGAGAAAACGGCTTTTGACTCGGCTATGGTGAATGAAACGGCGTCGTTCTGGGAGTAGACAAGGGTAGGTTTTTTGTCGAGTGAGTCCCAGACGAGTTTCCCAGCGAGTGGGAGGTAGTGAGAGAGGGATGACGAAAGAGAGGACTTGAGATTGGGGACGATGACTGAGTCGAAGAAAGGGCGCGTTGCGTCCGTAAGTCGGTAGAAGATGACTCGTTCGACGGGGTGGAGATTGTACCAGATTAGGTCAAAGAAAGTGAGCGGGAGAGTGAGTGACTCGGACGAGTCAGAAGGAGTCACTCCTGACACGTCGATGACGTTAAGCGAAGAAACCATTTCTTTTGGAGATTTCTTTTTTAATCCTGTGACAGATAACTGATGATGAGTGCGTATAGATTGTAGAGAAATTCAGTTGTGTGAACAAAAGAAATTATAATCGTTATTTATTTTTCACCGACTGAATTTATCACCAACCAAAAGTCTCAGTACCCTAAAATTGACTTTTGTCTATTGTATTAAAAACGTGACAGAAAGAAATAAGAAATTTCATTCACCCTCAGTTATGCGATCAATAAGGTGTTTTTTTCCATGTTGTTCAAAAGGCCACCATAATAAATTTTGTAAATTTAAATGGAAAATTACCACAAATACCACATTTTTCATGTGTACACTAATTATTTTTACTCTCACTTTTAACAGGTAGAAGAAACTTATACCCTTAGGCTATAAGATTAACTAATTTAGATTTACGGTTTAGAGTTGAGGAGTGGGATAGGGTTTTTGGAATATGAAATTTAGGATTCTAATAAATATATAAATAAATACTTAAAAATATAATTAAAAAAAAATAGTTTCAAACATAATTTTCGATTTTCAAAAAGCAAATTTGAAAAAATAATAAAAAAATATCTAAAAAAAATATTATAAAAAAATTTGAATTTGAAAAAGTATAATTCGAAACATTAAAAAAATATTGTTTTTTATTTTTTATTTTTTTTATTTTTTAATTTTTTTATATATTTAAATAATGATTTATTATATATATAAAGAACACGGGTATAAGAGTCTTTTGCTATTTAATGAAAAAAGTATTTCTGAAAATGTATCTTTATTGGTGGTAAAGATGAAAAATGGTACCATAAAAGTGGTAAACATGAAATTTCCCTATTTAAATTATTTTATTATTATTTTAAATTATATTATTTTCTTATCGATATTTTAATATAAATTTTGATTAATTGAGCATAAAATTAAAATTAAGAAAAAATAATGAATTTTATTTTTTTAATTATATTTAAAATAGATACGTACATATTTAAAATTATAATTTTAGATAGATATCTTATCTACTTTTTTGGATAAAAATATATTAAATCAATTTGTATAAAATTAGTAAAATAATAATATAAAATTGTATAATTATCAAAAAGTAAAACTGAATGATATTTCTAAAATTTGTAGATATTTAAAAGAAACTAATAATAATACGATTAAAATTTTATAATTTTTTAAAATTGTAAATTTTGAAAATCTTTTCGGTAATAGAATTATATAATTATGAAAAATAGAAATAAATAATATTTTAAACTTTGTAAAATATTATTATATATTTATTATTATATTATTTGATATCATATTTACTTAATAATGTTGTATATTTTATTACCATATTATAAAAAGTTTACCAAAAATATAAATAATCATTAAATGTATTTATCCATATCATATTTAATTTCGAATCTATGTCATCATTTTTTATATTTTTTGTCATATTTATTTAGGAGTTTTTTTTGGGTTCACGATGAATTTATTGGTAAAAAACTAATAGTATTGTAAAACATATATTTTCATGATCAACTAATATAACACTTTTTAGTCATTTATATTATTAAAATAAAATTATTATAAAAATATAATATAAAAAATTGTTAGACCTATTTATTTTTTTGAACTTAATCCATTATATATAACCAAATTTACAACGATATATATACGTATGAACCTAATGCATTATGATGGGGCCCCCTTAGATAAGAAACTGACCACTCCTATTATTTCCAAAACCAAACATATCATAAATTTGAATGCGATAGCGTCATAAACCAAAACTAGAGGTTGATCCGTCCCTGCGGATGTTAGTTTTTATCTTTTTTATAAATTGTTTAGTGATATTTTTAAACATATAGATTATTTAGATATTTTTATGTTCCTAAAAACTTACCCAGGCACGGAAGAATCCAATTCGAACCCTATCCAAAAATTTGTAATATCAAAACATGGTTTACCTTTAAAATCCAAAAACCTGATATCCGTAAAAATGATCTATATCTTAACGTATATTTGAATGCCTATGTCTAACTGATTATATAAACAAATAAAAATCATTTTGTTAACCGGTTTGAATTATTTTCACTAATGGAGTAATTTCTTTTAAATGACACATGAAATTATTATGGTTAATATGTAAAATAAATGATACCGAATTATTCTAGTAAATAAAATTAATGAATTAAGTTGGAAGAGCGAAAAAATGAATGTAAAAGATATAATAAAACACTTAAATGAAAATAATAAATAAACTGGTTAGAATTAGTCAAAAGAGAATGAAAATCTGTAAGAATCCACATAAATTAGGCAAGTATTATTTTGTACTTCAGTTTTAATAGAATATATGTCATTATCATCACATTATTTAAGTACATATTTAACGTATTTGAATATTAGTAAAGAATGGTAAAATGGAAATATTACCTTTAGTGAGGGTTTTAAGTTTAGTTTTAAATTGAGTGACAATTTTAGTAATAAATACATGAACAAAAAGTTTTTTTTAGAATGTACTTCTCTTTTGATACAGAATATATACTAAAGAGATTTACAATGTATACTATACTAAAATGTGATTTGCAAGTTGATATCTTTGTGGTTAATGTGATAGAATTTAGGGTCTTGTTATGGTAAGATAGTTAGACAATGAATGATTTTAAGAATATTTAATGGCTGTACAACACAATTTTGATTGTACCAAATCGATGGAAATCTGTAATTCCTAAAATATATTTCGTTTTCTGATAAATAAATTATAATACATGAATTTCAAAATTTCATATACAATTACTCTATCTGAACAGACAAAAAATCAAATTGTATGTACTTAATGTTACAAATATAATGCGATTCTGATGATGTTCTCGTGAATTGCATTACTACTGTTATTTTGTAGCATTTTTTAATGTTAATAGTAGTAATATGGACAATAAAAAATAGCACTTAACTTTAGGCTCTTATTTTATTAATATATATATAACCAAATTATGTGGAGAAATGTGGTCGAAATTGAATGATAACCGTGTTTTATTTGGTGGAAAAATAAAAATGTATATCATTGGGTAAGCCTATTTTGATGGGATTTTTATTTGA
Proteins encoded in this window:
- the LOC106337086 gene encoding phenolic glucoside malonyltransferase 1-like, yielding MVSSLNVIDVSGVTPSDSSESLTLPLTFFDLIWYNLHPVERVIFYRLTDATRPFFDSVIVPNLKSSLSSSLSHYLPLAGKLVWDSLDKKPTLVYSQNDAVSFTIAESKAVFSLLTGNKPFPTTELYPLVPELRTTDESASAVSFQVTLFPNQGFCVGVAAHHAVLDGKTTTMFLKSWAYTCKLQQDQTVNAPLPQDLTPIYDRTVIKDPNDIETEVMNHWKSKLEIISDGNVKSLKILPTPEPSPDVVRFTLDLTREDIQTLRERLKRESSASSSPKELRLSTFVVTFSYAFTCLVRARGGDPKRPVGYVFSVDCRSLLDPPIPSNYFGNCLSASFNMKLTAETFMGEEGFLNAARMVSDSVEELDETVAFNIRKIFAAYPSLPPGAQLISASGSTRFGVYGLDFGWGKPERVAIVSIDQGEVISMADGRDGIGGVELGFSLKKHEMDNLIDLLPEGLKI